Genomic segment of Kogia breviceps isolate mKogBre1 chromosome 9, mKogBre1 haplotype 1, whole genome shotgun sequence:
ACCCACCTGCCCAAGCTCTGCACTGCTTGCTGTGGCCCGCGGGGGGGCTGCAGGGGTCACAGGCTCCTGCTCCTGGTGGAAGTCCACCCGTGGGCTCCCCTTGTTGTGGGAGCTGGAGTCGGGGAACTCGGGGAGCAGGGGACAGCCATGCCACCGAGGGCTGGGAGCCCCAGGGTTCTCTCCGAAGAAGCCAGGTAAGGAGTGTGTGAGTAGACGTCAACGCGTGTTCTACGTGTCATGAGAGCCAGGTGAGGGGAGACCGCTGGGTGGGTGCAGGAAGGCGCTGTGCTGGGCAGCGGTCACCAGGGCCtgggttgttgttttgtggtttttttttaatttttaattaattaatttatttatttatttttggctgtgttgggtcttcgatgctgtgcgagggttttctccagttgcggcgagcgggggccgctcttcatcgcgatgtgcgggcctctcactatcgcggcctctcttgctgcggagcacaggctccagacgcgcaggcccagcggccacggctcacgggcccagccgctccgcgacacgtgggatcctccgggaccggggctcgaacccgcgtcccctgcatcggcaggcggactctcaaccactgtgccgccagggaagccccaggtgctGGGTTTTGAATGtcctttctcccctttccccttttcaTCTCCTCAAGTGAAGTAGTCTCATCATGCTAAGGTGCCCGGATGAGCAGAGCCACTTCCTCCTCACTCTCCAGGTAGTGATGCCATGGGAGACCCTGGGGTCACCCAGGGAGAGGGGTGTCAGCACCGAGGTGGGCTGCCTGTAGGCCAAGCCCTCTTTCCCCTGCACAGAAGCCCTTCTTCCAGAGAACCCCTGGAGGGGATTCCTCGCAGAGTGGGGTGTTCTCTGCCGTTGGGCCCTGCTGTCCCCCTCCGCCTTGCATTTGGAAGTGGGAAGGTGCGGGGCTCATTGGTGGCGTTTGGGAAGGCAGGAGAAATGATCTGGTAGCCACGCGCCCTCCCGCTGGGATCAGAGCCCCGGCCGCTGGAGGCCCACGTGGTGAAGCACAGGACAGATGAGAACGAGGGAGAAAAGGGCAGCTTGAaagccccatcccccatccccacccctacccctgcaACAGGGTGTCACACCTTGGCCGAAGCCCTCCCCGCCTCTGGGCTCCGTTCTCCTTTACCCCTGCAATTGTGGATTGGACACCAGGTCTGGGTGGGCCCTTCTACCCTGCTGCATGCAGCTCTGGGGTGAAGCTCAGGACTGGAGGGCCCCACCCTAATTCCCAACCCCAGCCTGAGGCCTCCTTCCCTGCAGCTGACAGCTAGGACGTCCGGGCTATTTGAGGGCTATTTATGGCGCGGCCTCTGTgtgctccctgcccctcccacaccGGCCTTGCGCCTGGCTTGGGCCCAGCACCTGCCCACCCAGTCGGCCAGCGGCATCGCCCTGCGTCCTGCCGCTTGGGCTCTCTCTCCCTGAAACTGGCCATGCCAGGGAGAAGGAGCTCCCCTCCCCACCGGGGACACCGTCTGCGGTGCCTCCGCTCGGCCTCAGCCTGCCGGGTCTGGGGGCCCCAGTCCCGCCCAGCCTGGGAGCCCCCTCAGCCCTCGCCGCTGCTGTGCCGGGACATGGCGCTGCAGAACGCCCTGTACACTGGAGACCTGGCGCGGCTGCAGGAGCTGTTCCCCCCGCACAGCACAGCCGACTTGCTGCTGGAGAGCCGGGCTGCCGAGCCTCGGTGGAGCAGCCACCAGAGGGGTGAGGGGCGGCCGGGGGATGCGGGGCTGAGGGCGGTGGGGGGGCCTGCACCAGGCGCAGAGGTACCAAGtgcttgaggacaaggggaggtcCGGGCTGTTTCTCTCCCACCCTGAGGCTCACCTAAACCTTGGCCCGGGAGAGAAGTCATGCGGAGCCCAGAATAGCTCCTGCTGAACCCAGTGGCCAGGTCAGGCTAGGCTCAGGGACGCGGAGACACTCTCCTTGCATCTGctcctgtcccctcctcctctcctcctctccgcCTTTGGCCCCTACCTCTCCTCCCCgagcccccagcccccttcccccgCGCTCCCACGCCGCCCTCATGAGCTGGTCCCCGGAAGGGTGCAGGGAGCAGGGCGAGCCCCCTGGTGACCGACATGCCCTCTGTGCCAGGCTGGTGGAGAAGCCCAGCGGAGGGTCCGCAGAGCGCCCGGAGTCAGGCCCGGGACCCATCGTCACCCGCACGGCCTCGGGACCCGCCTTGGCCTTCTGGCAGGCGGTACTGGCCGGGGATGTGGGCTCTGTCTCCTGCATCCTCGCCGACTCCAGCACCGGCCTGGCTCCGGATTCCGTCTTTGATACCAGCGACCCAGAGCGATGGAGGGATTTCCGCTTCAACATCCGTGCTCTGAGTACGGGCCAGGGTCACTGGGGGGTCTGAGCGGGAGATGGAAGCCTGGGGAAGGAGCCCTGGCCTCCCTCTTCCCGGCCTCTGCCCACACCCCCCGTTGCCTGGCAGCTCCTTGCCTCCCTCCGGGGGTCTGAGGCCCAGGTCCCGTCTCTCCCTAGGACTCTGGTCGCTGACGTACAAAGAGGAACTGACCACCCCCCTGCACGTGGCGGCCAGCCGGGGCCACACGGAGATCCTGCGGCTGCTGCTGAGACGGCGGGCGAGGCCAGACAGTGCCCCTGGGGGGCGCACCGCCCTGCACGAGGCCTGTGCCGCAGGGCACGCTGCCTGCGTTCACATGCTGCTGGTGGCAGGAGCCGACCCCAACACGCCTGACCAGGATGGGAAGCGCCCCTTGCACCTCTGCGGGGCGGCCGGCAGCCTTGAGTGAGTGACCCCTCGCCTCAACCCCGTTCCACCCGCAGGGGAGGCAAAGAGAGGAGAgcgcaggaggaggagggagcgtGTCGAGGGCCGGCAGGCCTGGTGAGCTGGGATGGAGGAGCTGGAGCTCAGGTGCGAGTCAGGATGCGATTTCCCCCCAAGCCATCCCACCACTGGCCTGGTGGGCTTTGGAATGGCCTGTACTGGCACCAGCTTCCGCTTCCCCAGGGCCGGAGGAGGGCTGTAGCAGGGCCCGGCTGCGTGGCCGGCGCAGGGGAAGTTGTGGTTCCTTTATGGGGAAGTGGTgtacagttttcatttttctgagcttatgtcccaggcactgtgagATGTACAATAGTAAATAAGGCACGATTCTGCCCTCAGGGAACTGACTGTCCAGTGATCCAGATAGGCTGTTGAGGATAGCAGGCCCCCAGTTAGGGCCTGTGGTGGTTCTTGAGGTAGGTCAGGGTCTGGTTCTCAGCTTCGCAGGTCTGACATTTCCATATTGGAAGGCACCCTCAGATAAATAGGCTCGGGGACTGAGCCCAGCTAACCAGACTCACAAGAAACCAATGGCTATACCCAAATGTAATAATGTATTATTTGCTGTAGAGGATATTCCTTTACAGTGACCCAAATCATGGTGCCCTACGTGTAGGGGACCTTGGAGAATGAGTCCTCATAATTTTTTGGATGAATCTGGAAGCCCGGCAAAGGGAGCCGTGGCAAATCTATGAACTGACTGTATATACGACAGAGGCCTTCTCTCTACTGACTACACACCTGCCGAAGTTCACATCTTGCCCCTGAATGGCACCAAGTTTTTGATCCTTGGGTCCCCCTTTTGTGGACCTTCTCCCTCCTGTTAGCCTCATCGGCCCTCAGAGGATTCTACGGACTTCCTCGTATTGTGGGTTCTACGTCAGCGTGGGCCGATACAAGTACACCATGAGCcacacatgtaattttaaatgttctagtagCCCTATCAAGGcatgaaaaagaaacaggtgaaattcatTTTACATCGTGGTAAAttacacgtaacataaaatttaccatcttaaccattccTCGGTGCACAGCTCAgcggcactaagtacattcatattgttgcgtaaccatcaccaccatccaactCCTGAACCTTTTTAACCTTTAACCTCCTTTTAACCTTTTTAAACTGAAATTCTCTAGCCTTTGAACAATAactccgcccccctccccccagcccctggcaactaccatctactttctgactctatgaattgGACCGCTTTCAGCACCTcttatgagtggaatcatacagtatttgtcctgttgtgactggcttattccaTTTAGCATAAAGTCCTCAGGTTCTTCCAGGCTGTAGCACAtaacagaatttccttcccttttaaaggctgcataatattccgtGGTAtagatcacattttatttatccattcctctattgacGGACATTTAGAATGCTCCCACgttttggctatcgtgaataatgctgctatgaatatgggtgtaTAAATATCTGTGAgtcaagtgaaattaattttaataatatattttatttagcacaATGTATCCAAAATGTCATAATTTCAACATGGAACCAATATAAAAAGAACACATGAGATACTTTACATCCTCTTTTTGTACCAAGTCTTCAAAACTGGTGTGTATTTTGCACTCACAGCATGTCTCCATTGGGACCAGCCATCCTGCAAGGGCTCGGTGGCCACACGTAGCTGGTGGTCACTGATTCGGACGATGCTGTTTTGTGCAACCCCACGTTGTTCGTTCTGGCCGGCTTTCAGCCCAGGTTCCCTGAGATCACACTTGGTGACAatcattccttcctttttttgaataagcaagtgtattttaaaaattattttggagaatTTCAAACATGTAGAGAGGTGGGCGGGATCATGTAATGAGCCCCCATGATCCACCACCATCTATCTATGCCACCCACTGCCCCCACCCAACGCGGCCATTATGAACTCTTATGCTGACAGCTTTTCAGGCATTTGTCTTATATGCTGCTCACGGCAACCTCTTCGGTCTAGGTATTAGCAAttctccccattctacagatgaggaaagtgtcACTCAAAGACGCTAAGCTCCCTCAGCCTTGAATTCCAGGGCACACCGCTTGGCAGGCATATACACAATCTTCTGAGAGGACCACCGCGGAGCAAATCTGGCTGTGGCCGATTTCGGTTTTGTTCTCTCTCCCACTGTCCCGATTTCCATTTGCGCTCACTTCTgggtccccttccccctcctcctccagtcCCAGCACGCAGAGCAGGTGAGGAGCAGACAGCAGCAGGAGCCACCCAAGTGTCCCCCCAGGTGTGCTTTGCTCAGCCCGGCAGGAACACAGGGGTGAAGGCCTGCCCCCCGTTTTCCTCCCCTCGGCCGTCGCGCCCTCACTAGGTGTGCAGAGCTGCTCCTGAAGTTTGGAGCAAAAGTGGATGGTCGGTccgaagaggaggaggagaccccTTTGCACGTGGCCGCCCGGCTGGGCCACGTGGAGCTGGCCGACCTACTTCTCAGACGGGGAGCTTGTTCCAGCGCCCGCGACGCTGAAGGCTGGACCCCGCTGCTGGCCGCCTGTGACGCCCGCTGCGCGTCCCCTGCCGACGCCGAGGCCACCACCACCCGCTGCCTCCAGCTGTGCCGCTTGCTGCTCTCGGCCGGCGCTGACGCCGATGCTGCTGATCAGGACCGGCGGCGGCCCCTGCACCTGGCCTGTCGCCGAGGCCACGCGGACGTCGTGGAGCTGCTCCTGTCCTGCGGCGTCAGCGCCAACGCCATGGACTATGGGGGACACACGGCCCTGCACTACGCGCTGCGGGGCCCGGCCGCAGCCCTGGCCCAGAGCCCAGAGCGCACGGTGCGGGCGCTGCTCAACCACGGTGCCGTCCGCGTGTGGCCTGGGGCTCTCCCCAAGGTATGGGGCTAGGGCCAGAGGGGGGGCCACGAGAGCGAGGGCGCGGGGAGACCCAGACCTGCGCTTCAGCTCGCTCTGGTTGCAGCTCCAAATTGGGCACATCGGTCAGTACTTTGTCTTTTGTTCGTCAAGTAAGCAAAGCCCAACAGGGGTCAAATAGCACACCA
This window contains:
- the ASB10 gene encoding ankyrin repeat and SOCS box protein 10 isoform X2; amino-acid sequence: MPGRRSSPPHRGHRLRCLRSASACRVWGPQSRPAWEPPQPSPLLCRDMALQNALYTGDLARLQELFPPHSTADLLLESRAAEPRWSSHQRGLWSLTYKEELTTPLHVAASRGHTEILRLLLRRRARPDSAPGGRTALHEACAAGHAACVHMLLVAGADPNTPDQDGKRPLHLCGAAGSLECAELLLKFGAKVDGRSEEEEETPLHVAARLGHVELADLLLRRGACSSARDAEGWTPLLAACDARCASPADAEATTTRCLQLCRLLLSAGADADAADQDRRRPLHLACRRGHADVVELLLSCGVSANAMDYGGHTALHYALRGPAAALAQSPERTVRALLNHGAVRVWPGALPKVLERWCTSPRTIEVLMNTYSIMQLPEEAVGLVPPETLQKYHHFYSSLLALVRQPRSLQHLSRCALRTHLAARLPHALPRLPLPARLLRYLQLDFEDVLY
- the ASB10 gene encoding ankyrin repeat and SOCS box protein 10 isoform X4, which produces MPGRRSSPPHRGHRLRCLRSASACRVWGPQSRPAWEPPQPSPLLCRDMALQNALYTGDLARLQELFPPHSTADLLLESRAAEPRWSSHQRGLWSLTYKEELTTPLHVAASRGHTEILRLLLRRRARPDSAPGGRTALHEACAAGHAACVHMLLVAGADPNTPDQDGKRPLHLCGAAGSLECAELLLKFGAKVDGRSEEEEETPLHVAARLGHVELADLLLRRGACSSARDAEGWTPLLAACDARCASPADAEATTTRCLQLCRLLLSAGADADAADQDRRRPLHLACRRGHADVVELLLSCGVSANAMDYGGHTALHYALRGPAAALAQSPERTVRALLNHGAVRVWPGALPKVLERWCTSPRTIEVLMNTYSIMQLPEEAVGLVPPETLQMSTAF
- the ASB10 gene encoding ankyrin repeat and SOCS box protein 10 isoform X3, with the protein product MSWSPEGCREQGEPPGDRHALCARLVEKPSGGSAERPESGPGPIVTRTASGPALAFWQAVLAGDVGSVSCILADSSTGLAPDSVFDTSDPERWRDFRFNIRALRLWSLTYKEELTTPLHVAASRGHTEILRLLLRRRARPDSAPGGRTALHEACAAGHAACVHMLLVAGADPNTPDQDGKRPLHLCGAAGSLECAELLLKFGAKVDGRSEEEEETPLHVAARLGHVELADLLLRRGACSSARDAEGWTPLLAACDARCASPADAEATTTRCLQLCRLLLSAGADADAADQDRRRPLHLACRRGHADVVELLLSCGVSANAMDYGGHTALHYALRGPAAALAQSPERTVRALLNHGAVRVWPGALPKVLERWCTSPRTIEVLMNTYSIMQLPEEAVGLVPPETLQMSTAF
- the ASB10 gene encoding ankyrin repeat and SOCS box protein 10 isoform X1 codes for the protein MSWSPEGCREQGEPPGDRHALCARLVEKPSGGSAERPESGPGPIVTRTASGPALAFWQAVLAGDVGSVSCILADSSTGLAPDSVFDTSDPERWRDFRFNIRALRLWSLTYKEELTTPLHVAASRGHTEILRLLLRRRARPDSAPGGRTALHEACAAGHAACVHMLLVAGADPNTPDQDGKRPLHLCGAAGSLECAELLLKFGAKVDGRSEEEEETPLHVAARLGHVELADLLLRRGACSSARDAEGWTPLLAACDARCASPADAEATTTRCLQLCRLLLSAGADADAADQDRRRPLHLACRRGHADVVELLLSCGVSANAMDYGGHTALHYALRGPAAALAQSPERTVRALLNHGAVRVWPGALPKVLERWCTSPRTIEVLMNTYSIMQLPEEAVGLVPPETLQKYHHFYSSLLALVRQPRSLQHLSRCALRTHLAARLPHALPRLPLPARLLRYLQLDFEDVLY